Proteins encoded in a region of the Salminus brasiliensis chromosome 2, fSalBra1.hap2, whole genome shotgun sequence genome:
- the LOC140550221 gene encoding scavenger receptor cysteine-rich domain-containing group B protein-like, with the protein MTVNLKVLMRACGPRPETTPGEGAATRSVRLVDGGSRCAGRVEVLHRGQWGTACDINWDMSDAAVVCRELGCGEAVDALSEAHFGSGSGPIWMDDVDCSGSESTLKNCRSRLWGKHDCSQTQNSGVICSGKNHNLVGESRCSGRVEVLHGKTWDTMCDAGFDQQDAEVVCRELGCGLPVEVLGAAAFGRGEGQVWSEELQCRGNESQIHFCPTSSSLKHNCSHDNDVGLFAVIHGCLFGVCDDGPENRSFINALADVASH; encoded by the exons ATGACTGTGAACTTGAAAGTCCTCATGAGAGCCTGCGGGCCGCGGCCAGAGACCACCCCGGGGGAAGGCGCGGCGACGC GTAGTGTGAGGTTGGTGGATGGtggcagtcgctgtgctgggagagtggaggttcttcatagaggacagtggggaacagCGTGTGATATAAACTGGGATATGAGtgatgctgcagtggtgtgtagagagctgggctgtggagaggctgtagatgcactgagtgaagctcactttggatcaggatcaggaccaatctggatggatgatgtggactgtagtggatcagagtctacactgaagaactgtagaTCACGACTGTGGGGTAAACATGACTGCAGTCAGACTCAAAATTCTGGAGTCATCTGTTCAGGCAAGAATCACAAT TTGGTTGGTGAATCTCGGtgctctgggagagtagaggttcttcatggaaAGACCTGGGACACAAtgtgtgatgctggctttgaccagcaggatgcagaggttgtgtgtcgagagctgggctgtgggcttcctgtggaggtgctgggagcagctgcttttggcagaggggagggtcaggtgtggtcagaggagcttcagtgtagaggcaacgaatctcagattcacttctgtccaacatcatcttcactcaaacacaactgctcccatgataatgatgtgggactg TTTGCAGTCATTCATGGTTGCTTGTttggagtgtgtgatgatggaCCTGAAAACAGAAGCTTTATCAAtgcacttgctgatgtagccagtcaCTGA